The following are encoded in a window of Pseudomonadota bacterium genomic DNA:
- a CDS encoding phosphoglycerate kinase, producing MKYIDQVNIKGKRVFIRVDFNVPIDEYGNITDDTRIRAHLPTINYALDEKAKIIVASHMGRPKGKKVDELSLKPVAKRLSRFLHKEVIFVDDCVGAGVENAISNMKEGDVILLENLRFYAGEEKNDKEFARQLAVFTDVYIDDAFAVSHRKAASNTAITEFVNVCAAGFLMRNELDYFSRAMGNPVRPLVAIIGGAKVSDKIGVLEKLVEKVDKLIVGGGMAFTFLKALGHEVGSSLCEENMLNMAKDIIEKAKGRNVKFYLPVDCVIAEKASADAEVKVCTVQEIPKGWMGLDIGPATTSLFSEALQNAKTIVWNGPMGMFELDPFSRGTFAMVTYVANAHALTIVGGGDTDVAVHRAGESLKISYISTGGGAFLELLEGKTMPAIEALEASGGNQ from the coding sequence ATGAAATATATAGACCAGGTTAATATAAAGGGTAAAAGGGTTTTTATCCGGGTTGATTTCAATGTGCCGATTGATGAGTATGGGAATATCACAGACGATACAAGAATAAGGGCGCATTTACCGACGATCAACTATGCCCTTGATGAAAAGGCAAAGATAATTGTTGCCTCACACATGGGCAGGCCCAAGGGTAAAAAGGTAGATGAGCTTTCATTGAAACCTGTTGCCAAGAGGCTTTCAAGGTTTTTGCATAAAGAGGTGATATTTGTAGATGATTGTGTGGGTGCCGGGGTTGAAAACGCCATCTCTAATATGAAAGAAGGGGATGTAATTCTCCTTGAAAATCTCAGGTTTTACGCAGGGGAAGAAAAGAATGATAAGGAGTTTGCCAGGCAGCTTGCTGTGTTCACAGACGTGTATATAGATGACGCATTTGCTGTGTCTCACAGAAAGGCAGCCTCAAACACTGCAATAACAGAGTTTGTTAATGTATGTGCTGCTGGTTTTCTTATGCGAAACGAACTGGACTATTTTAGCAGGGCCATGGGGAATCCGGTGAGACCTCTCGTTGCAATCATTGGCGGCGCAAAGGTATCTGATAAGATAGGGGTCCTTGAAAAACTGGTAGAAAAGGTGGACAAGCTTATTGTGGGTGGCGGAATGGCCTTTACATTTCTGAAGGCCCTTGGCCATGAGGTTGGCAGCTCTCTATGCGAAGAAAATATGCTAAATATGGCAAAAGATATAATCGAGAAGGCAAAAGGCAGAAATGTAAAATTCTATCTCCCTGTAGATTGTGTTATTGCAGAGAAGGCATCAGCTGATGCAGAGGTGAAGGTCTGTACAGTTCAGGAGATCCCAAAGGGCTGGATGGGTCTCGACATTGGCCCCGCAACAACTTCGTTATTCTCCGAGGCATTGCAGAACGCAAAAACTATAGTATGGAATGGCCCAATGGGCATGTTTGAGCTTGACCCTTTTAGCAGGGGGACCTTTGCCATGGTAACCTATGTGGCTAATGCCCACGCACTAACTATTGTTGGCGGTGGTGATACGGATGTAGCAGTCCATCGTGCGGGTGAAAGCCTTAAGATATCATACATATCTACTGGAGGAGGGGCATTTCTGGAGCTACTCGAAGGCAAAACAATGCCAGCAATTGAGGCACTGGAAGCTTCTGGAGGTAACCAATGA
- the gap gene encoding type I glyceraldehyde-3-phosphate dehydrogenase — MSVKVAINGFGRIGRLVFRAGYKNKDVEFVAVNDITDAHTLAYLLKYDSVHGTMDGDVKAKDDAIVVNGKEIKSYAIREPENLPWKELGVDVVLESTGRFTDRAGAERHMKAGAKKVVISAPAKGPDVTFVLGVNQEIYDKTKHHVISMGSCTTNCLAPIVKILQKEFGIEYGLMTTIHAFTNDQVVLDEPHKDLRRARAASLSMIPTTTGAAKAISEVIPELKGKLDGLAIRVPVPNVSIVDLVLTLSKNTSKEEVNGKFKEYAAGPMKGILLCSDEPLVSCDFNGNPHSSIVDLANTNVIGGKMVKVLSWYDNEWGFSNRMFELLSFIMK; from the coding sequence ATGTCCGTCAAGGTGGCTATAAATGGCTTTGGAAGGATAGGAAGGCTTGTTTTCAGAGCTGGTTACAAGAACAAAGATGTGGAATTTGTGGCCGTAAATGATATTACTGACGCTCATACCCTTGCCTATCTCTTAAAGTATGATTCGGTCCATGGGACTATGGATGGAGATGTAAAGGCAAAGGATGACGCGATTGTCGTGAATGGAAAAGAGATAAAGTCTTATGCCATAAGAGAGCCGGAGAATTTGCCCTGGAAGGAACTCGGTGTGGATGTGGTGCTTGAAAGCACTGGAAGGTTTACTGATAGGGCAGGGGCAGAAAGACACATGAAAGCAGGCGCAAAAAAGGTTGTCATATCAGCGCCTGCAAAAGGTCCGGATGTAACGTTTGTGTTGGGGGTTAACCAGGAGATTTATGATAAGACAAAACATCATGTAATATCCATGGGCTCTTGTACAACAAATTGTTTGGCGCCAATAGTAAAGATATTACAAAAAGAGTTTGGCATTGAGTATGGCCTTATGACCACGATCCATGCATTTACAAATGACCAGGTTGTGCTGGATGAACCGCATAAGGACTTGAGGAGGGCACGTGCAGCTTCTCTCTCTATGATACCGACTACAACAGGCGCTGCAAAGGCCATTTCTGAGGTTATACCTGAGTTGAAAGGAAAACTCGATGGTTTAGCCATCAGGGTGCCCGTACCAAATGTGTCTATAGTGGATCTTGTTTTAACATTATCGAAGAACACAAGCAAGGAAGAGGTCAACGGTAAGTTTAAAGAGTATGCGGCAGGGCCAATGAAGGGAATACTGTTGTGCTCGGATGAGCCATTAGTTTCATGTGATTTTAATGGAAACCCTCATTCTTCTATAGTTGACTTAGCCAATACAAATGTAATTGGTGGAAAAATGGTGAAGGTGCTTTCCTGGTATGATAATGAATGGGGTTTTTCAAACAGGATGTTTGAATTGCTATCCTTTATTATGAAATAA
- a CDS encoding CDP-alcohol phosphatidyltransferase family protein translates to MNLPNLLSIFRLFLTSFFIVSINQGRFRVALYLFVLQGISDMLDGFFARIMGKKTYLGAFLDPIADKVMLVSSFTVLYLQGIIPLWVTCVVLLRDFVISSGFLILYKLSYKVKPSPAFLGKLATVSQIITIIYILWSHTRTYEVFFFYATTFFTVVSGFQYILRGFRILLKKEVVC, encoded by the coding sequence ATGAACCTTCCGAATCTTCTCTCGATTTTCCGTCTTTTTCTCACCTCCTTTTTTATAGTATCAATCAATCAGGGAAGGTTTAGGGTAGCCCTTTACCTTTTTGTCTTGCAGGGTATAAGTGATATGCTTGATGGGTTTTTTGCAAGGATAATGGGCAAAAAAACCTATCTCGGGGCTTTTCTCGATCCTATAGCAGATAAGGTGATGCTTGTCTCTTCGTTTACTGTTCTATATTTGCAAGGTATCATCCCTCTCTGGGTTACGTGTGTTGTGCTGCTCAGGGATTTTGTAATATCCTCAGGTTTTTTAATTCTTTATAAGCTTTCATACAAGGTGAAACCATCGCCGGCTTTTTTGGGTAAGTTAGCCACAGTCTCTCAGATAATTACAATCATCTATATCCTGTGGTCCCATACCAGGACATATGAAGTGTTCTTTTTTTATGCTACTACCTTCTTCACGGTAGTTTCCGGCTTTCAATATATACTGAGAGGATTTCGTATCTTATTGAAAAAAGAGGTTGTTTGCTGA